One Glycine max cultivar Williams 82 chromosome 6, Glycine_max_v4.0, whole genome shotgun sequence DNA segment encodes these proteins:
- the LOC100806530 gene encoding probable carboxylesterase 15 produces MVQEKKLVDEVSGWLKIYDDGSVDRTWSGPDQFKFMAEPAPPHEQFIDGVAIRDVAVTHGGGQSGHHVRLYLPEIKPEDSQKLPIVLHFHGGGFCISEPDWFMYYQVYTRFARSTRSIVVSPFLRRAPEHRLPAAIDDGFDTLLWLQTVARSGSLEPWLEQHGDFNRVFLIGDSSGGNSVHEVAARAGSADLSPVRVAGAIPVHPGFVRSNRSRSEMEMPQTPFLTLDMLDKFLALALPVGATKDHPFTCPMGEAAPPLEGLKLPPVLLCVAEMDLVRDTEMEYYEAMKKANKDVELYVSKGMTHSFYLNKIAVDMDPNVSAQTDALISRIKEFIEKH; encoded by the coding sequence ATGGTCCAAGAAAAGAAACTAGTTGACGAGGTGTCCggttggctcaaaatttatgaCGACGGTTCAGTGGACCGGACATGGTCCGGACCGGACCAATTCAAGTTCATGGCCGAACCGGCCCCTCCCCATGAACAATTCATAGACGGCGTTGCCATTCGCGACGTCGCCGTTACTCACGGTGGTGGCCAGAGTGGCCACCATGTCCGACTTTATCTGCCAGAGATAAAGCCGGAAGACAGCCAAAAACTACCAATTGTCCTCCATTTCCACGGCGGCGGGTTTTGCATAAGTGAACCGGACTGGTTCATGTACTACCAAGTCTACACCCGGTTCGCCCGGTCCACTCGGTCCATCGTGGTTTCCCCGTTCCTCCGCCGTGCCCCAGAGCACCGCCTCCCCGCCGCCATCGATGACGGCTTTGACACCCTCCTCTGGCTCCAAACCGTGGCCCGGTCCGGTTCACTCGAGCCGTGGCTCGAGCAACACGGTGACTTCAACCGGGTTTTCCTCATAGGAGACAGTTCTGGCGGAAACTCGGTGCATGAGGTGGCCGCGAGGGCCGGTTCGGCGGACCTAAGCCCGGTCCGGGTCGCGGGGGCAATTCCGGTTCACCCCGGTTTTGTCCGGTCCAACCGGAGCCGGTCCGAGATGGAAATGCCACAGACACCGTTTTTAACGTTGGACATGCTGGACAAGTTCTTAGCCTTGGCGCTTCCTGTTGGGGCCACCAAGGACCACCCCTTTACGTGCCCGATGGGTGAGGCGGCACCGCCACTCGAAGGGCTGAAACTGCCTCCGGTGCTGCTATGCGTGGCGGAGATGGACTTGGTGAGGGACACGGAGATGGAGTACTATGAGGCCATGAAGAAGGCCAACAAGGATGTGGAACTTTATGTTAGCAAAGGGATGACACATAGTTTTTATCTGAATAAGATTGCTGTGGATATGGACCCCAATGTTAGTGCTCAAACCGATGCTCTCATTTCTAGGATCAAGGAGTTCATTGAGAAGCACTGA
- the LOC100807064 gene encoding signal peptidase complex catalytic subunit SEC11C-like has translation MGWIGETVDSIKSLQIRQVLTQAVSLGMIVTSALIIWKALMCVTGSESPVVVVLSGSMEPGFKRGDILFLHMSKDPIRAGEIVVFNVDGREIPIVHRVIKVHEREDTGEVDVLTKGDNNYGDDRLLYAHGQLWLQRHHIMGRAVGFLPYVGWVTIIMTEKPIIKYILIGALGLLVITSKD, from the exons ATGGGTTGGATCGGTGAGACTGTTGATTCCATCAAATCTCTTCAGATCCGCCAGGTCCTCACCCAGGCTGTGAGCCTAG GCATGATTGTTACGTCTGCACTGATAATATGGAAGGCATTGATGTGCGTTACTGGCAGTGAATCTCccgttgttgttgttctttctGGAAGCATGGAACCCGGATTCAAGCGG GGAGACATCTTGTTCTTGCACATGAGTAAAGATCCTATTCGGGCAGGGGAGATTGTTGTGTTTAATGTTGAT GGACGTGAGATTCCAATTGTTCATCGTGTAATTAAG GTACATGAAAGGGAAGATACTGGGGAGGTTGATGTTCTCACAAAAG GAGACAACAATTATGGGGATGACAGGCTACTGTATGCTCATGGTCAACTTTGGCTGCAAAGGCACCACATTATGGGTAGAGCCGTCGg GTTCTTACCATACGTAGGCTGGGTGACCATCATTATGACTGAAAAGCCTATTATCAAG TATATTCTCATTGGTGCTTTGGGGTTGCTCGTGATAACTTCGAAAGATTAA
- the LOC102665037 gene encoding late embryogenesis abundant protein 6, translating to MQAVKEKLKDLNAARKAKAEARAEEKAEKEIADARKNVAHEVRLAKEAEAEMDIHVEKAGKIAEKEISKHASKNPNVGYSNMNTTDHAMLEAANGPASTIN from the exons ATGCAGGCTGTGAAGGAAAAGCTAAAAGATTTAAATGCTGCGCGTAAGGCCAAGGCTGAAGCAAGGGCCGAAGAAAAG GCTGAGAAAGAGATCGCTGATGCCAGAAAGAATGTTGCTCACGAGGTTAGGTTGGCAAAAGAAGCTGAAGCAGAAATGGATATACACGTGGAAAAAGCAGGAAAAATAGCTGAGAAAGAAATATCAAAGCATGCATCTAAGAACCCTAATGTTGGTTATAGCAACATGAATACTACAGATCATGCTATGTTGGAAGCAGCAAATGGACCCGCCTCTACAATTAACTga